Genomic segment of Arachis hypogaea cultivar Tifrunner chromosome 16, arahy.Tifrunner.gnm2.J5K5, whole genome shotgun sequence:
AGCTAGGATCATGCCTCACAGATGAAGTTCTTAGTGCTTGAGGTAGAACACAATTGCATATTGAACCTGCCACAAGTTCAGCAAACATCATGTTAATATGTCAACAGTATCTTTTTACGGGTATCAAGAGTGTCTGGTATATTAATAGTGGTTTTGATGATGGATTCAACTTATAGTAGAAATTCAGGTGCAGTTAActttatgtaaagttgataaCTGAGTTTCCACCTTAACTTGAATATTGTGTTTCACATACCTAACTTTGCAAGTCTATTTACCCATTTTGGGATTGATTTGCCAGTAAGCTTGTAGCACATGTCCTTGCAGAAGTGGTTGCAGTTCTTAAGAATTAAATGATATGTGTCGCCGTTGTAGCTCGCGGCTTGGCGTTCCATGAACTCCCTAACTTGAACAGGATCCAAAGAAGTGGTTCCTATGAATATTGACTTCCGAAACTTGAAGCCGGGGCACTGCCTTGGTTCAACCTCAAAAACACCACTTGATGGGTAGTCATGAGCTCCAAATGCATATTCCACTCCATGAACTGTAAGATACACTTAAGCTTCATCAGATAACACAAGAATATCAAAGTGTATTAAGCTTTTGGGGACGACTCGAAAACAAAGACATATATGTAAGGCagaaaatttgttttgaaaatccATCTATTTTGAAGTTATAGGAACAAATTTGAGTGCTCTGCTGCACTCTCTAGTTTCCTAACTTACTTATTAGGGTAGAAAAGTTGGGAGAAAACATGTGAAGTGATAAACACTTTCGGGTACCAGAGAAGGATCAAGGTTGGATGATCATATACATTGATTCAAGAATGATATGCTATAAAGTTGTCTTCACGAAGACGATAGATGAGAACTGTTAGATAGTTTAACATGTTTGACTAAATTGTCATTTAACGGTTCTCAACTATCATCTTCACAGGAAACCAACTTCATGAGAGTGGTCACCATTCAATTATATATCATTCATAACATTTATGAGAAGATTTAAGAGATCAAAGTCTATAAGCTTCACCTTCGACACCAGAGTGGTAGATACCAAGACCAGCCCAATACATGTAACCATTCATGGGTGTCAAGTCATAAACATTGAGATAGACTGGCGTTTTCGCCGGTCCACAGCTAGCCGAATTGACCTTGCGAAAGAGAGAAAAGCGCGTCGCCGATTTCCCTTTCAAATGAAGAGGCACAATAGATTTCCATCCTTTCTTAGACTTCAATTTCATCTTTCCGTTATGCGAACACCAGCATAATACCTGCATTCAAATAGTAACAAGAAAACTTTGTTCTGAGATTTAGACATTCCTTGTTTTACTTCAGACCATAAACTTATTtgctcattttaattttttaacattgTGTTTTAATGTGACAAACTTATCAGCATCAATCTAGCACAAGAAATACAAGTAAAGGGGCCTTCGAATTTCGAAGGATACACACTTTCTTGAGAAAAAAGCATTCTAAACAAAAGTAATATTCAATTGAACTTCACCTCTCAATTCCCAGGAACCTCTGAAGAAAAATTTCCCCTCTTATCTTGTGTTCTTCCTGTATAGATTCTTTACCTGGAAAATTCCACAGAATGAAAGAAAATCACTCTATTTGGTTAAAAGATTATTATCAAAAGGAAAATACCAACAAATTTTCACCCTTTCCTAATAATTCAGATAGAATAAGCTCTAAAATATTCATGATTCTCattacaaaacacaaaacacaaaTGGCAACTTAGCCAACACTATGATGCAAAAAtgagctctttttttcttttatagattcaaaaacaaaaacagaaaagaacCTAAAGTGTAGATATTTCTCAGAACAGTTGCAAGACAGAAACCAAATTGGGTAGGTCAAAAGTTCCAATTTTGAACATCAGAAAACAAAGGGCAGCAACTCAGAAAAATTGGAATAAAAGATACTCTAAGCTGAGTTTCAGATCTAACACAACAGTTGAAAGTACAAAGAAACAATCATGTCACTGAAACATTCAACACAAAaacaaaaagtgaaaaaaagatCACAAAACCTTAGGTAATAACAATGCTAATAATGCATAACAATAACCACAGTTATCCAATAAtcaagaaacaaaattaaaagcagaaaaACTGTTACTaattacaacaacaaaaaaacaaagcaaccaagtgagaaattaattaacattaaaaataagatagaatGAAGAAGATAGAGGAAGAAAGGTGAAAGAGGAAAGTGAAAGGAACTTACAGGAAGAGATAAAAAGAAGGGTGCCATTGagaatgagaaagagaaagaaaatggagAAAATGTGAGAATAGTGTCAAGTGTTTTGAGATGTGGACATAAGTGTGTGAACTGTGAACTGTTGAAAGGTGGCGTAAGAATTAGatcacaacaacaacaaataaaaagtgtttagttttagtttcaaGTGATAATTTAAAAGTGTTAAGTGTTAACAAGTCtcttaagattcaactttcaactTTCTGCCATTTTCAACAAACACCAATCTATTTGGAAGGAAGAAAAAGATTATAGAATTATTATTTTGTGTGctaattatttaacaaaaatatattttttatttaacgaaaatatttgataaccAAAAGATATcagtaaaaaattatcaaaatttattaattttaattttatttaatatatttttttaataaataaatattaaataagacaaattttaactattttagaCTGATTGTTTTTTGTCTCATTAGTATTATCGATATAAAtacactaaatttaaaaaatattttgttaagtaaaaaaattattaaatgataatGACATAACGAATTAAATATTAAAGTGATTATAAGAATATGTTAATTTAGTATGTAGAGTAAAAACAAGTACATATAACACGTTTCGGAAATACATAGGTATATAGTATAGTGTTGCTATCTTACATGTGAAAGCACAAGTAATGATATTGCACTCAAATTTACTAAGAAATTAAAAGGGGTATGTGACATGATTAGTGATCATTATTACCTTTGATCCAACTACTTTCATAAATTCTAGAGTGTTATCATGTTATTATTATCGGTTTGTGAAGCTATTGTTTGGATAAATACTTTAATTATGgtacctttttttattattataatgaaaAGTGAAAAATGAGGTTCACTAACAATAATATAGTTTTGatgttaaaatatttatataaatttccaTTGTCAAAAGTGTTTACAGAAATAAGGTACAAAATCATTATTCAAATGGAAAAATGTTACACTAATGATTAATAACAAGAATTAAtgttaacaataaaaacaaaaattgaatattaataacaatacaactcatttattttatttgttgaaataaaaagattcacaaatataatattaatattagaatTAGAATGTGAAAAGTGAAAACAGCTGTACAGCGCAACTTCCACTGTGTTTGAACTTGTGTGTAATAAgaaagttattataaaaaaatatgtaaaatttaatttttaatgtaattattttatatttattaaaataaaaaatttaaaatttattagtaaTAATTTTAACTTGTATTTTTAAAGTACATGTTAATTAAAtcttgaaaaatattattttaatttcaaaataagtttcgTGCAGACACAGCAACTATGCACACAAACCGAGCAGGGAACACTAGCACTGagttaattaattcttaattataaTGAACTGCATATTTCGATTTCAAATTAAGCTACTGTTTTTTAATGATGTAATAATGTTTTTAAGGTTAATGTTTACTTTAGTCTACTATCACTTACTACTGATCACTAGGTTATTATGTTTaaccttttcttttttattttgcaaacattaaatgttggattaaATCAagtgtttttttatttaactaatgtgtgttaaaagaatttaatttttttaataaatacatgataaatatattaaaaactaaattttatatttttttctataaaaaaagtttttttaattgATAACTTTAAATGTGCTCTATCTAAACCCCTTTTTGTGGGTCTCTGAATCTCTCCCCCTTTTATCCGTATTTTAGAAAAAAGTATGATACAATTTCTAAAAgctattaaaaaaagataatagaaaagtaattatttaggtaaaattaaataagtacataaatatttttttctatataggCAAAAACTAAGTATAGGAAAAGACAAAACGTGTTtgcctttttttaaaaaaaatatatatatttagaggGCTATCCTAGGCTCTctttttttcatataaataaacaaaattgtgaTTGAAAAATGATTAGAAAAGAACATttgatataataattaaattcaccttaaaataaaagagcatttatatatataacataatagaCAGGTCGTAGCAAAAGTACTTGTGTGGCATTACTCCATTGTTTTTAGAATCCACGAGGGTCATGTGTTGTGTTACCTAGACAAATTAAATTCCCTTTTATCATTTCATTCATCAATTTTGGTTCAACTCTCGTGTTCACTAATTGCTAAAATACATTATTATAACACGTCCCATCATTGAATATTGTCATTCGAGAATAAAACTATTAGAAATTGTAAgtgatcattatatatatatatatatatatatatatatatatatatatatatatatatatatatatatattagatattggctatacaatattttttaaaaataatttgtgttttcacttaataatttaatttctcATGAATTATGAAACATAAACACTTTATTGTATTGTTGTGTCTGTATATCAGACATATTTTTAACACGATACTCATTTGATACGCATATTTGTTATGTTTaattgtgtcttaataaaaaataaaaaaaatttctacccAAAAAATACTTGatacatttaaatattattacgtaTCTAATCTTATTCTTAACCTGTATTATTGAAATgagtaaaaataatatatattattatttattaaaataaaaaatattttatatttcaatattaataaaataaaaacatcattataatttatgtaaagaatattttatatatatatttatcttataaaattttaaaatttatatatttatatattccgTGTCatattatgttttgtgtctcAATAGTCTAGCTTATGAAAGATATAATTCACAATATGACATTAGAGTTTCCATTATTAAAAGATTAAGAATTTGATCTTATAtcttaataatttaattagatCTAATTCACTTAACAAAACCCAGTAACGatgcaaaaatttaattaattccaGATtttctactatatatatatatatatatatatataataatatatatatatatatatatatatgaaaaaaatataaaatgatgaGTTGGGTACTTGTTTATGCAAAATTCGTCGGCAGCATTAATGGCAGCCAACAAGAACCAAAATTTTGTCTGCAGCATAAGTTCAACgaagaaataataatttagtcataAAAGGACTCTAATATTTCAAGTTGTGTATGGATTCAAGAATCAAACTCATTCATTAATAATGCAAATGGACCACCACTTTTAAATCTCGCCCCCTTATTATTATTCATgagaaatattatttgtatactaaaatttgtcactaataaaattagccattaatatattgtatataaatatgtgtataatttaatttatttttaatatatatttatatttcaacaaatattttatactaataactgacTTTAAcgattgattttagtgtacacgtagtaTAACCATTATTTATAGACTTATAGCTACTCATTTTCTAGGATTGCGATTTTTCCGGCACTTCTGTTTTCTATATGGTAAATAGATATttcaacaattaaaaaaaatgtggcCACAATTATCTAGTTATATTTTAgagcaatttatatgaataaataattTGAGATTGAAAATTATGTAGATATTCGGAATCAATTCTTGTTACCTGTATtgtcctaaatatttttatatgaatcgAATTAAGTTCATTTGATTTACTACTCAACATGATGTTAAATTGAATTTATTTGATTCGCTTTACATTTAAATAGTGTAAATCAAATCAAACATAAAAATGTTCAGGACAAGATGTATACCAAACTAAAAAATGATTTAAGACATTTCGATAATGTTTAACtccaaattatttatttatttatttatgttaattacCCTATATTTTATTACGTtatctaataataatattcaCAAATATTTGTTAGAgaaatgttttttattcaatgtatttattatttttcacattTGTAATGTACTATATAGTATCCATTTAACATTTTTCCGATCCCCTTTAACTTTTATACAGATTAAAGTTAAGCATaataaacaccaaaatatttgtattgtaaattagttattaaataaaaGCATAATACATTAATTTTAAGGGTAAAAAACTGAAATGAGCCAAGTGGAGCTCAAATTTACCTAAATCAGCCAAATgaaaaatcaatacatgaatcaaCCAGGACGAATtactatataattcgaatcaatatgattcgaatttgatttgaacgtaattcgaatcaatatgattcgaattactaggaaCGCCAAAAATGAATGAAGTTCGAAACAACTTGTTTCGAATTACAACTATAGAATTCGAATTtagttaattcgaattactaggagAAGCGCATGTGAGAGGAGTTCGAATCAATTCGATTCGAATTAGGTGAAAACGGGCTtgcatagtaattcgaattacaAGGGAATCGGCTATAAAAGGAGTTCGAGCCAAGTTCATTCGAATCACTTTCTCATTCTCcaaccccaccaaatcccagagaaaaagACCAGCGTTCAGTACGAGCTTGACCAGAGCGGCTGTTTCTgtcgatgggggacgatccgggaaGGCTTTATCGTCTGGATGGAGTAGCTCATATCGCCGGTGttatcaacgacgaggttagtggttTATGAAAGCGGTTTATGATAATGGTATTTGTTAAAGGGTTTTTAGAATGGTTTATGTTACTGTTagtggtttaggatagtggtTTAGGAAAGTAGTGTAGGGTAGTGgtttttgttgatggtttttgttaatggtttttgttaatggttttgttTTAGCGGTTTATTGTAAATGGTTTTTGGATAGTGGTTTAGGAAATTAGTGTAGGGTAGTGGTATTTGttgatggtttttgttaatggtattTGGTAATGGTTTATTGttgatggtttttgttaatggtttttgtgaATGGTTTTGTTTTAGCGGTTTATTGTTAATGGTTTTAGttgatggtttttgttaatggtttttgttaatagtttttgttaatggtttattgttgatggtttttgttaatggtttaggTGAATGGTTTTGTTTTAGCGGTttattgttaatggtttttgttaatggtttttcttAACGGTTTATTCGTAGGGGCTACCGGACACGGGTGCCACGCCGTTGCGGCACTGGATCGCACCTGTTTAGATGACTTCATGGATATTGGTTTACATCTTGTtgtcttttttatattttgtacttCGTTGGTTTGTTATAGTTGTTATGATATGTACTTTCTTATTATGTTATTTGAATTTATGTTATGTAGTCTCATTTACGTCGATGTATTATACTTTTATGTTATGATTTATAGTTTCATGTTATGTTATTCGTTATCCTTTTACCGCTATATAATGTTGTTTGTTCTAGTTATAAATTTCAATGATGTAAAAGCCTTTAAACAGAAATATTTGGTACCATTATCAAGTTTCATTACACAAACGAAGCAAAGTTGTTCCATACAAGTTGTAATACATTAAAAGTTATAAACAAGTACAGGACAAGTGCTACTACAATAACAAAGAAACACATACATAGCAAATCGCCTACTGATTTCTAGCAGTCCCGCTTGGGCCTGCGGCTTGTGGACAACTACGCCTGGTGTGTCCTGGCTGCCTGCAGAGGCCACATCTCTTTGGCCGGTTCGGATCTGCTTCATCCATGTTGGTTCGAATTCTTGTGGATCTAGGACGACCCTCCCTCGCACGCCTCATACTCGGATCCGGTATAACTGTAGGCCCGGCATAaggtggccagaaaccctccggTATGGGAGGGGCAAATACCATCTGATAGACGCCGAAGACGGAGCTAAGCCGGTATACCTCGTGCACGTAAGGTTGCCATGTAAGCCGTGAATAAGCACAGCATGCCAGTGCATGCGGACAGGGAAAATGAAGTGCTTGGAAGTATCCACAATCACAAGTCTGAGACCCTAATGAGACCCTGTACGTACCAAGAGAGAATGAGCCTGTCGGAGTCGTCTCAGCAACGGTGTACTCCGAGTTGTCTCTGTCGTAAACAGTAACCGTGAAATGCCGGGCTGTTCTCAGGTTGGCCTCGATACACTTTACTAGGTATTGACTGAACTGTTGTCCAGTACCCATCTGAgcctcggcctccctccccttacGGACAAATAGCTCAGCAAGCCTTCCGTATGTGGCCTTCACCAGGGAGCATACAGGGAGGTTTCTAACCCCCTTCAGGATTGAGTTGACACACTCCGAAATATTGGTCGTCACGTGCTCACGGAGgtgggaaagaaagaaagaccatgactcagcattctcaccctcaacTAGTGCAAATGCCACGGGTAGGATGTTCGAGTTTCCGTCTTGTGCAATGGCGACTAGCAGTGTTCCCCCATACTTCCCATATAAATGGGTGCCATCAATACTCACCAaaggcttgcaatgacggaatgcctggATACAAGGGGGGAAAGTCCAGAACAGCCTATGAAAATAAACCTGAGAATTGTCAACCTGTCCCCCAACTCGAACAGGGCAAGTCCTGAGGACGGCTACAGTGCCAGGCATCGTCAGCTGCACTCCTAAAACCCACCTAGGGAGCTCATTGTACGACTCCTCCCAGTCCCCATATATCACGGCaacggccttctgcttcgccatccatacCCTCCTGTACGTAGGCCTGAACCCAAAGTGTGCGGCCGTGGCATTTTGGAGCACCTTGATGTTCACAcctgcatcagccctaaccatcgGCATAACGAAGGTGGATATGACATGGTAGTCCAGACTCCTATGGTCGCTGGAGATGGAGCTGGCAAGACATGTATGCGGTCCGTTGTATCGCTTCACTTCCCAGATACCCTTCCGCTGTCGGAGACTCAACCGAATtagccatgtgcacccatt
This window contains:
- the LOC140179738 gene encoding deSI-like protein At4g17486, which encodes MKLKSKKGWKSIVPLHLKGKSATRFSLFRKVNSASCGPAKTPVYLNVYDLTPMNGYMYWAGLGIYHSGVEVHGVEYAFGAHDYPSSGVFEVEPRQCPGFKFRKSIFIGTTSLDPVQVREFMERQAASYNGDTYHLILKNCNHFCKDMCYKLTGKSIPKWVNRLAKLGSICNCVLPQALRTSSVRHDPSYQPLPHDSEKRRLRGSFNCLSSISMRQKHLSTSSLFLQSPIRGCLSSSWPSWELRKSINRSLKER